GTATAAAGTTGCTCAAGCAGAATTCTCGACATCGCATTTTTGAAGCTTGTAAATGGTTCTGCCGGGTTTACCTCTTTGCTATGTCCTAACCCCTGCAAACCGAACGAAACTGCCATCAAGAACACTGACATCAGCGCAGCTATCAAATCAAGACTAAGTAGTGAAAATACAAAAGACACAAACCCAGCGATAAAGCAGGGAACAAAGATGATGTGGATGAGAAGATTTTTCTTCGATTTGTGAAATGTTGAATAGCCTTTCCATTGCCATTCAATG
The nucleotide sequence above comes from Grimontia kaedaensis. Encoded proteins:
- a CDS encoding terminase → MPLNELIEWQWKGYSTFHKSKKNLLIHIIFVPCFIAGFVSFVFSLLSLDLIAALMSVFLMAVSFGLQGLGHSKEVNPAEPFTSFKNAMSRILLEQLYTFPKFVVTGNWYRALVASQQGIDA